The Lonchura striata isolate bLonStr1 chromosome 11, bLonStr1.mat, whole genome shotgun sequence DNA segment CAGGGCTCCTGgtacagctgctgctctgccctgctgcagttCCAAGTGCCCTAGCAGTGTCCAGAACCCACCCAGCAGAATCCCTGGTGCATGGATAAGGGAGGGAGCCAGCCAAGCCCAGGATGTGTGCAGGGTGGAGCCTTTCACAGCTGCAAATCTCTCACCTTGACAGGAAAGGAACAGAGACCAAAACATGCAGGAAAAGGTGGACAATCCACTCAAGCCTCAGTTTTTGAGTGCCCCCCATGAAAAGCCCcatggagcaggaaggaagctcAGTAAAAGCAAGAGAAAGCATTGAATTGTGCCTGCTGCTCAAGGAGAAGCTGTTGCTAGACAGAAGTAAAAGCTGTCGCCATCGGCTCCCATTGGCTCAGCCCCACTCCAATGACGGCCTTATCGGTTACCTGCACTCGCAGCTGGCTGGAAAAAACTCATTTGACAATGTTTTCCCTCTGATAAAAAAAGCCCAGTGCTGGATTCATGGGTTTGGGTTAATCATTGTTCAGGGGTTGTTGAGATAACAGCTGAGTTTTCTGCAGATTCTTCAATTATCACAAATTTTAGTGTAAATGGTGaaccagcccagctctcctTCTCCCACCTAAAGATGCTCAGCCTCCCAACACGAGCTCCAGCAGGCTGCTCGTGAGATGAGCCGGAGCGTGTGATGAGCTGGAGTTCATTCAGCCATGGCAACTCCGAGCTGGCACGGAGGTGAATATTCACAAACACCTGTGAAAATCCCAATTAGCTCTCAGAGGCTGGAAATGGGGCGAGTGTTGCCACTTAGGTTATTCAGAGCAAACATTGTTGGCCGGGAGCAGATTGCCACCACCTCTATAATCATCCATGTGAgatctgctcagcagcagccctattttggggggctgcagtacacAGGGTTGGGGTTTTCCAAGCCCTTCATATCTGATGCAAATAGGGATTAACCCAATAATTTGTTTCTCACCTTCCTCAAGAGTTGGAGATCATGGCATAGAAGCAAAGCCTGCAGGGAATGACAGCACCAAAGGGCCGCTGGCCTTTGGCTGCCTAGATGCCTCCAAATTTGCCTCCAAAGCAGGGAGGGTATAATCAGGTTTAAATCAGTGGATGGTCAAGATTTTggcaatgcttttttttttccttaattatgCCTTAGGTTGATAGCAAGGCAGCCTGGGTCACAAGCTGGTAAGGCCTTTTCCAGGTTCACCCCACCACACCTGTCTCACATTGACCAAGGCTTAGTGCAAGGCACTGAGATGGGGGCTGGAGACGCAACAGGCTGGGGCTCAGGTGGGCAAAAAATTTgagagccatggagtgccctaTGTAAGTTCTCCACAAACTCATGTACACCCCAAAGGGATGTGGTTACACAGGCCAGGTTATATGGCCATGAGCAAAGCTGTGCTCTGTCCTTCATCCAGATCTGCTTTCCCAAGAGCAAAGACAACACTGCTGCATCACTTCTGGAATGCCACCATCTACTGACAGTGGGATGCAGAACTTTCACCTTTCCTTCGCCTCCCTCCTGCTGTCCTGGGGGAGGTGGAGATGACAGAGAGGAGGAAACAGACCTGCACCCACCATgctcctcctgcatccctctgTGTGCCCTGTGGGGTTCAGGTCCTGCTGACATGGCACTGCTCAGCTGAGCTGGCACAGGCCAGGTGCTGCTGGCCCTGTTTTACACCCTGCTGCATCAGGAACACACCTGGGACAAACTGGAACAAGCAGGATTTAAAGGCCTTCCACAGGGCCACGTTTCCTTTCCTGTCTGGACCATGAGCTCATGGCAGAGCCCAGGTTATATCTTTTGAAGGATGGTTGTTTGGGCCACTGTGAATACAAAGAATTTTAGATGTGTCTGACACATTTCAAAGCATTTCTGAGCTGTTCCTGGCTTCTTCTGCCAGGCAGGGAGGAGTTAAGGTGGGAAGTGTAAGATGTGTCTGCTAATGGCACTGATGTGTGCGTCAGGTGTGGCTGCGTCACCCGGCTGCCTTGGCCGCTTCCcaaggctggggctgagctctcCTTACCTTCCACTGGCTGCTGGTCTAGCCTGGCTGACAGGGTCATGGACTCTCCAGGGCTGGCTGTTGTACCCCCTGTGGTGCACCAGGCACCCCAAAGTCCCCAGGGTGCTGGCAGCCCTCCAGCCTGCTCTGCCACCTCCCACCTCCGGCAGTGGGACTGTGTTCAGGGGATGCCCCAAGGAGCTGTCCTTAAGGCACATTGtgaaaaaatagcaattttcTATAACCGTGGCTGTTCAGCTACCTGGTGAATCAGGTCACGCCCTGTgtccagccccaaatccctctcTGGTGCTCACACACCCAGCTGGGTCACATTCTGCAGCCAGAGATCATCTACATGTCACCTAGAGGCAGTTACTGCAGGTGAGCATTaccctgtcccctcactgtgACAGCAGCCCATGCCACAGCTCAAAACAATACCAGTGATCTTGCTCCCAGACCCTGGGCTCTGGCTGAGCCCATCCCCTTCTTATCCTGCCTTCAcaggggtgtccccagagcagaggggacaaGCCTGTACCCCAAGGAACTGCCTACTCCAGCCACTCAAAGCATCTCTTCCAGTTCCAGGTGGGTTTGAAGCCCTAGAACGTGGCATGCTACTTGGGCACTCGTTTGCCAACCTCATCCCTGCCCTCTCACTGCTGGAAAACTGCCAGATCAAATCATGCAGAATATACACAAGGGGTTTAGCCAGAACAGTTTTTAATTCAGAATTGGACAATTatgtgaataatttattttaaatgaagtgCATTCTATGCTCTTGTCCAGGCTGGACATTGATTAGACCCAGACTTTCCTCTTGAACTTCATTGTGCAGTTGGATCCCTATAAATCTATGGGGCCTGATGGGATTCATCCAAGAATCCTCAAAGAGCTGCTGATGTCATTACAGAGCTGTTCAACTATTTCTGAGCAGTCTTTGGAATCCAGAGAGGTCCCAGCTGACTGAAAGCTGGCAAATGTTGCCCCAGTTTTGAAGGGCAAGAAGGACACTGGAAACTACATACTGTCAGTCTCACTTCTCTGACAGGTAAAATGATGGGAAGTATTTTCTGGGACGTATTGAAAAACCATCTGGAGCACAATGCAGTCAGTGGTCACAGCCAGCACGGCTTCATCAGGGCAGAGTCCTGCTCGCTGAACCTGATTTCCTTCTACAACAGGGCTCCCACCTAGCTAATCAAGGGACACCAGGTGATGAAATCTTTTTGGATTTAAGCAAAGCTTTTGATACAGTATCAGAGTATCCTTCTGGACAAAATATTCAGCActcagctggagctgagcactggaacaggctcctcagGGAGGTGATCTCAGCACCAAGCATGTCTGAGTTcaaggagtgtttggacaaaGCTCTCAGGCACATGATTGGATTCTTTGGGCatcctgtgcagggctaggTGTTGGACTCAACAATCCTGATGGATCCCTTCCAACGCAGCATATTTCTATGAAAGAAAGTAAGCAGCAAACTGGTTGTTTACTGGCCCATATGGTTTTCAGCCCTTGGACTTCAGCAATACACCTCAGTCCCTGCACAGGAAAACTTGCTCCTTGCTGTCTGGGAGGAGGACAACCCCACAGAAGGCATGGAGGGTGTTGGTAGCCCCCACTACATGCCCACAGAGGCTCCTCCAGGCTGACACAGGACCCTGCTCATCCCCAAGTGACAGATGAACACAGCACAGTACGGCTCTTATTTCTGTGACAGCTTAAGGCTGCAGACAGCACTTTCGGGAGACTGCTTGTGTCCAGGTGTCACCATGTCTCCatccctgagcagagcagtgctggacaCAAGCCCCAGAGGAGGAGGTCAGCAGTCACCTCCACCTTTAACAGCTGAAGGCACCAGGAGGAGATGCTGTCCCCATTACAGGCTGTTTGCCATCAGCTCTGTGGGCCAGTACTGGTCATCCAGGTAGTGGCTGCTGTCTGCAGCGGGGTCTGTGACAGGGctggggggccgggggggcagGCTGTGGGCCAGCTCCTTCTCCCACTGCACCTCCACCAGTCTGTACAGCTCCATGGCTGTCTGGGCATCTTCCACCGACGAGTGTCCTTTGCGGCCCACctgaggaaagaggaaaaagccTCGTTGGATAAAAGGGGCAGCAAAAATCTCACAGGTCATGTCGTCTGCTTGCTTGGAAAGACACAAGCGCTGTGGGTTTTGGAGAACACCAAAGATTTGATGTAGCCAAGGTGTCATGGTTTAATACTGGCACAATTCCATACAGGTATCTCTTCCACCCTTTTTGGAGGGCACAGATGTTGTCCCTGTTTTACTGACATGCTTAATGGTCAGCTTGGGAGGTCCTTGGCTCTCCCAGATTATTTATAGTCAGGAGCACAGGGTGAGCAAGGTTCATCTCCACCTCACACAGAACACACATGGAGGTGGGATGACCAAACTGACCACAGAAGTTCACAGATAACCCAAAGCTGTTTCTCACCATTTCAGAGTTCCTGGTGCTTACCTGGATATTTTTATGGAGCAGGTGCCTGGCCAAGTTCTTGAGGGAGACATTGGTTCTGAtgggcagccctgccctctTCTTCAGTGCAGGGCTCTGGCTGGTGTCTCGAGTCCTGTCTTTCGGGTGGAAGTACTTCAGGGCTTGGAAGTCATTGTGGATGGCGTGCCCTACCACAATCTTGTCTTTCAAGATCTTCAGGATCTGGAAGAGTCACAGAAGGTTATACAGACACTGCAGTGAAAGAAATACCAAGCAAAAAATAAGCCATTTTGTATTAAATTCAGCTCCTTGCCTTCTAGTTTTTAGTCTCCCAGACAGAATAACAAGCAAGCAAACCAACCCACTGCACAGCTTGAGGCTCCCATTCCTGTGTTGTGTCTCTGCCTCAGAGCAGTCTAGCACAGGCCACCAAGAATCCCAATTTATGTCTGACAGATAACACagagacttttaaaaaaatttattttcctctgacCTCAGCCTGGGCAGCCTTGAAGGGAATTGCATTCTTCATGTGCTGCTTGGTGATGCCACTCCAGCGTGTCCGGTAGTCCACGATGGGGAGCTCGGGCCGGATGTACTTGTCATAGATGACGTCCCCCTCGTAGTTCACCACGGAGCACCGTGCCAGCTCGCTCAGCTTACCCTGAGGACCCGTGCCCACCATCTCACAGTCGATGGCCACGTACTTGCCCGGCCGCAGGACCAGGGAGGACATCTGCACCCGCTTGGAGCTGCCATtcccctgggacagcagcacagagtgGTGCCTGGCTATGCTGTCTGGAGAGGCAGATGGAGACAGGGATGGGCACACGGTCTGCTGGGGCTTGGGGACCTGGTCACAGCGCGGTGCTGTGGTGCCATGTGCCTTGGTGAGTTCAGGGTGTGCCTCCAGCCCCGCCGCGGGGGTCTcgctgcccagctgcctgtgggggctcagcagccccctctgctccagcactgcccgGCGCGCCATGAACCGCTGGTGCTTACGGCTCCTCTTCTTGCTGCGACCCTGCGGCGAGCCGGCACCCTTGGGGGCCGGAGCGCAGCCCCCATGGGAGCCCTGCAGGGTGGTCGCGGGGCCCTTGGGGGCGGGCAGCAGCGGGGTCATCTGTCCCTTGCCTGGAGGCATTCCTGCTGGAGGGAGCACAGGGGGCCATGAGTGCCGTGCGGACCCCACGCTCCCCTGTCCCACGGCAACCCGCCCCTCCCTGCGGGGCGGCACAGGCAGGAGCCACGAGGCAAGGGAAGCGGGGGAGGGGACTCGGACACACTGTCGCACCCTTTGACACACCACGCCTTTGCCCCTTCATTGCCTTGTCCCACACCGCCCCATTCCCGGCCGCAGAGCCCTGCCCGCCCTTTCGCCGATCCgcagccccctgcccaccccacTGCCCGCTCTGTCCCCCGCACGCCGTACTCCCTAAGGCCCTGTCTGCCCATTACCCGGCCCTCTCCACCTCGCTCCAGGCCCCAGCTCCCCGCCAGCCGCGTTAGCCAtccccagggccctgccagccccaccgGGCCCTGTtccacccctgtgccacccggtgtcccctgtgccaccccggtgtcccggtgctgACCGCTGCCGCTGTGTCACACGTGTCCGGCCCGGAAGCCGCCGCGGCACATGCCCGGGCAAGTCCCGCCACGGCCACGCCCCCTCCTCCCCATTGGTTGTGCCGAGCTCTAATTTGCATATAGAGGCGGGGCTTCGTCCGTCTCCGCGGGTGGTGTTGGCGCGGTTTTGGGGCggtttttatttgggtttttgagggtttttttggggcgTGCGCACCTCGAGCTTCCAGCGCACACTGGGTGATACTCAGGGCTTCAAGCCTGTCCCACCTCTGCCCCTGGCGCAAAGGGACCCTCGGGGCGGTGGGTCCGGGCTGGGATGCGCGCTGCGCTGCCCAGCTCAGCGCCCGGAGCGCAGCCCCGCACGGATGCGCTGCGCTCTTCCTGCCCTTGTCCCGCGGGTGGCGTGGGCTGCAGCACGGCAGCCGGGGGTTTGCGTCCTCCGGGCTCTCCCAGGATGCTGCCCGGGGTTGTGGAGGGCAGCTCCGGCTGGGGCATGGTTGAAGGGGGGGTTTCAGACCGGCCTCTCGTTGCTTCACTCTCAAGGCTCACAAAAGCAATGTCCGAGGTGGTCAGAAGAGAAGAGCCGCGGGCAGCCCCAGCCATCGGCTTGTCCCCATGCGTTCAACGTCGCTGCAGAGGCCGTGTGCCCTAGGGCAGACTGTGACTTGTTGTGGTGGGATGAGCCATACAACAACAAAATCACTAGTCTTCCACAGGGCACCAGGCACCGTGTCCGTCCTCATCCCTCTGGGCCTTGCTGGGAGTGTTCCCTCTCCCTGCTACCGATGGGGCTCGCAGGGATGCAGGACAAGAGTTTGCACACTCTACCATTCTCCCTTTCCACCACTTATTAGCTTCTCTAGCCTGGTAAACAAGGAATGATTTAGATTGCCCTGTGacttattttttcatatttattttctggttttcttttggtCAGTAAACCTCTTCCTTAAATCAGTTGCTCTATGTTTTGCATTTCTTGCTTACATCCCTGCTGTTCAGCTAATTAATTTCCCTTTAATGAGAGTCATTCAAGTGTCTCACAATATCTTGCTAGGGAGTCCTGTCAGGTCTCTGTGTAGAAATTTATACTCATTTCTGGTGCTTTTGGTGAAAGTGTGCATTACAGCTCTTGGAGATGGTTCATTTCATATTCCTGGGCCACTCCACCCTGTTTTTCTCCC contains these protein-coding regions:
- the AEN gene encoding apoptosis-enhancing nuclease, which gives rise to MPPGKGQMTPLLPAPKGPATTLQGSHGGCAPAPKGAGSPQGRSKKRSRKHQRFMARRAVLEQRGLLSPHRQLGSETPAAGLEAHPELTKAHGTTAPRCDQVPKPQQTVCPSLSPSASPDSIARHHSVLLSQGNGSSKRVQMSSLVLRPGKYVAIDCEMVGTGPQGKLSELARCSVVNYEGDVIYDKYIRPELPIVDYRTRWSGITKQHMKNAIPFKAAQAEILKILKDKIVVGHAIHNDFQALKYFHPKDRTRDTSQSPALKKRAGLPIRTNVSLKNLARHLLHKNIQVGRKGHSSVEDAQTAMELYRLVEVQWEKELAHSLPPRPPSPVTDPAADSSHYLDDQYWPTELMANSL